A section of the Phaseolus vulgaris cultivar G19833 chromosome 8, P. vulgaris v2.0, whole genome shotgun sequence genome encodes:
- the LOC137825273 gene encoding uncharacterized protein, with the protein MPKPKRIKNLLKAIGGHSSDTSVRNYVQPNDTPQTTRQQITKSAALPQTESTQPPISQSAQPEGTSEYAQPHTSDSALPHTSESTLPHTSESTQPHTPQSAQPHTLESEAERVAPKKGRHSNHYWFVDTIDEHGVTQKTKLKVRDAHNLPIGTRVVVNYDDNFQPIGEACGLLAGVCGQLAANHILLPISFESWSSVPDTYKDTIWESALKSRFCFMVNEDLAKRDVMFKIGKLWREYRCKLWNEFYDPVLSRNDLIKNVPDGLNMEQWAIFVDYRLKPSTVKLCNRNREIRKKQTIPHTGGAMALSRRRDNLKIETGRNIGRSEMWKITHKRKNGTYVNDEAMEIGTILDYFRYCLRLFWVILDTVLDCFRNILSLPWAILDTVLNYFGLFWEHIVSIMAIYCFGLFWTVLSYFGLF; encoded by the exons ATGCCTAAGCCTAAGAGGATTAAGAACTTGCTTAAGGCAATTGGTGGACATAGTTCAGACACATCTGTGAGGAACTATGTTCAACCTAATGACACGCCTCAAACTACACGTCAACAAATAACTAAATCTG CAGCGCTACCACAAACTGAGTCTACTCAACCACCAATCTCACAATCTGCACAACCTGAAGGCACATCTGAGTATGCACAACCACACACATCTGACTCTGCACTACCACATACATCTGAGTCTACACTGCCACATACATCCGAGTCTACACAACCACATACCCCTCAATCTGCACAACCGCATACATTAGAATCTGAAGCAGAAAGGGTGGCACCAAAAAAAGGCAGACATTCAAACCACTATTGGTTTGTTGATACTATAG ATGAGCATGGAGTTACTCAGAAAACGAAGCTCAAGGTTAGGGATGCTCATAATTTGCCCATTGGAACACGTGTGGTTGTCAACTATGATGATAACTTTCAACCCATTGGAGAAGCATGTGGTTTGCTTGCTGGAGTTTGTGGACAGCTAGCAGCAAATCATATATTGTTGCCTATAAGTTTTGAAAGTTGGTCATCTGTGCCTGATACTTACAAGGATACTATATGGGAGAGTGCACTGAAG AGTCGTTTTTGCTTCATGGTAAATGAAGATCTCGCTAAGAGAGATGTTATGTTCAAAATTGGCAAATTGTGGAGGGAGTATAGATGCAAGCTCTGGAATGAATTCTATGACCCAGTGTTAAGCAGAAATGACTTGATAAAGAATGTTCCAGATGGTCTTAACATGGAGCAATGGGCTATATTTGTGGATTATCGTCTCAAGCCTTCCACAGTG AAACTGTGTAACAGGAATAGAGAGATAAGAAAGAAACAAACTATTCCTCACACTGGTGGAGCTATGGCATTGTCAAGAAGGAGGGATAATCTG AAAATTGAGACTGGTAGGAACATTGGCCGATCTGAGATGTGGAAGATCACACACAAGAGGAAGAATGGCACGTATGTTAATGATGAAGCTATGGAGATTGGG ACTATTTTGGACTATTTTAGATACTGTCTTAGACTGTTTTGGGTTATTTTGGACACTGTCTTGGACTGTTTTAGGAACATATTGTCTCTACCAtgg gctattttggatactgtcttgaactattttggattgttttgggaACATATTGTCTCTATCATGgctatatattgttttggactaTTTTGGACTGTTTTGAGCTATTTTGGACTGTTTTGA
- the LOC137825275 gene encoding uncharacterized protein, whose amino-acid sequence MPIDKSWISKPRNTIEYANGLNEFLEFAFGHANGLVIKCPCSKCGFNKWQTRDVVQEHLTCSTFPQNYQTWYMHGEGLSGNESVVVPSAHVIEDVIESHNPMEDMLNDAFGFVGHHDDHIDEGTQDDGVQDDMLHGEGNTNFDALLKDNNEPLYEGCTKYSKLSFMLKLYHIKCMCRMSDKAMTMILNLLKDAFEHAKFPNSFYEAKNVINKLGLNYVKIPACPKDCMLYWGEENESLEECKRCKMSKWKDKDKKQYAKILRYFPLKSRLQRLFMSSKTTEPMTWHASEDNQDGLMRHPRDSEAWKAFDVLHPEFANDP is encoded by the coding sequence ATGCCAATTGATAAAAGTTGGATTTCTAAACCACGAAACACCATTGAATATGCAAATGGTTTGAATGAATTTTTGGAATTTGCATTTGGACATGCTAATGGTCTTGTCATAAAGTGTCCGTGTTCAAAGTGTGGTTTCAATAAGTGGCAAACAAGGGATGTAGTTCAAGAACACTTAACATGTAGCACTTTTCCTCAAAACTACCAAACTTGGTATATGCACGGTGAAGGACTAAGTGGAAATGAGTCTGTGGTTGTTCCAAGTGCGCATGTCATTGAAGATGTCATAGAATCTCATAATCCAATGGAAGACATGTTGAACGATGCATTTGGGTTTGTGGGGCACCACGATGATCACATTGATGAGGGTACTCAAGATGATGGTGTACAAGATGATATGTTGCATGGTGAAGGAAATACAAACTTTGATGCGTTGTTGAAGGACAATAATGAACCACTATATGAAGGTTGTACCAAGTATTCAAAGTTATCATTCATGTTGAAGTTGTATCATATAAAATGCATGTGTAGAATGAGTGATAAAGCAATGACCATGATTCTAAACTTGCTAAAGGACGCATTTGAACATGCTAAGTTTCCTAACTCATTTTATGAGGCCAAGAATGTGATTAACAAACTTGGTCTTAATTATGTCAAAATACCAGCTTGTCCAAAAGATTGCATGCTATATTGGGGTGAAGAGAATGAAAGCTTAGAAGAATGTAAACGGTGCAAAATGTCTAAGTggaaagataaagataagaaaCAATATGCAAAGATCTTGCGTTACTTTCCATTGAAGTCAAGATTGCAACGATTGTTTATGAGTTCTAAGACAACTGAACCTATGACATGGCATGCATCAGAGGATAACCAGGATGGGTTGATGAGGCATCCTAGAGATTCTGAGGCTTGGAAAGCATTTGATGTATTACATCCAGaatttgcaaatgatccttga
- the LOC137825274 gene encoding uncharacterized protein, translated as MIIPGKQMTGNNIDVYLQPLIKELKELWFDGVQTFDYSKKEMFTLRAALLWTISDFPGLGNLSGWNTHTGLAFPTCNFDTESSLLYRGKYSFMGHRRFLHKEHRFRLSRSLFDERTELREAPEHLSGSDIFKQVGKPLEPTDTSKRGRGKNVLEVVGAEQWKKRSIFFDLPYWETNLLHHCLDVMHIEKNVCDNVLYTLLNDPKKSKDNLKARKVLKEMGIRNELWPDERGRFRPSVFSLSKPKKKTFLQTLKDVKMPDGYSSNISRCIDLKAGKIFGLKSHDCHILMEHLLPIALRNVLPNNVTAVIVELCSFFRQLCGKSLSQTELDKLQSRIIETLCHMEMLFPPTFFTVMVHLTCHLVGEAKLGGPVHYRWMYPIERYLGHLKSYVRNKAQPEGSIAEGYLAEEVLTFTSEYMEGVETRSNRPSRMDDSCNTNMPQLSTIFPPIGRVINNPDISSTVSNDLKYLSQGPTPHARRFSAFNVNGFKFRTESREHGLKTQNSGVYLTSSTSCVASMADQNIREADLAYYGKLEDIIELNYYGRFKVTLFKCKWADTTRDRGLRKDPWGFTSINFSRLIHMGDREEHDPYIEASQAEMVYYVNDEVNKDWKIVVHLKPRDLYDMGEGDNEVCELEPCPQQDLNHFFSESEHLPLFRDDEDDELLNEDNNDHGLHENDSMSE; from the exons ATGATAATTCCTGGAAAACAAATGACAGGAAACAATATTGATGTATACTTACAACCACTCATAAAAGAATTAAAGGAGCTCTGGTTCGATGGAGTGCAAACTTTTGATTATTCGAAAAAAGAAATGTTTACATTGCGAGCGGCTTTGTTGTGGACAATTAGTGACTTCCCTGGCCTAGGCAATTTATCTGGATGGAACACGCACACTGGTCTTGCTTTCCCAACTTGTAACTTTGACACTGAGTCTTCTTTGTTGTATAGGGGCAAATACAGCTTTATGGGACACCGTCGATTTTTACATAAAGAACATAGATTCAGATTGAGTCGTTCTCTTTTTGACGAAAGAACTGAACTAAGGGAAGCACCAGAACATTTGTCAGGGTCAGACATATTTAAACAAGTTGGAAAACCATTAGAACCTACGGATACAAGTAAAAGGGGTCGGGGAAAGAATGTTCTTGAAGTTGTTGGAGCAGAACAATGGAAAAAGAGAAGTATATTTTTTGATCTTCCTTATTGGGAGACGAACTTGTTACACCATTGTCTAGATGTCATgcatattgaaaaaaatgtttgtGACAATGTTTTGTATACATTACTCAATGACCCTAAGAAatcaaaagataatttaaaagCCCGAAAGGTACTTAAAGAAATGGGTATAAGGAATGAACTTTGGCCAGATGAAAGAGGAAGATTTCGGCCAAGTGTGTTTTCATTGtcaaaaccaaagaaaaaaaCGTTTTTACAAACACTGAAAGATGTGAAAATGCCAGATGGATACTCGAGTAATATTTCAAGGTGTATTGATTTGAAAGCTGGAAAGATTTTTGGCCTTAAGAGTCATGATTGTCATATTCTTATGGAACATTTACTACCCATTGCCTTACGTAATGTTTTACCAAACAATGTGACTGCAGTGATAGTAGAACTATGTTCATTTTTTCGACAATTATGTGGCAAAAGTTTAAGCCAAACCGAACTTGATAAACTTCAGTCCCGCATCATTGAAACTCTTTGCCACATGGAAATGTTGTTCCCTCCTACCTTTTTTACAGTTATGGTGCACTTAACTTGTCACTTAGTTGGTGAGGCCAAACTTGGAGGCCCGGTTCATTATCGTTGGATGTATCCCATAGAAAG gtATTTGGGACATTTAAAATCATATGTTCGAAACAAGGCACAACCTGAAGGTTCCATTGCCGAAGGATACCTAGCTGAAGAGGTTCTGACCTTTACCTCTGAATATATGGAAGGGGTTGAGACAAGAAGTAACAGGCCTTCACGTATGGATGATTCTTGTAATACAAATATGCCACAATTGAGTACCATTTTCCCACCAATTGGTAGAGTA ATTAATAACCCAGACATTTCAAGTACAGTGTCAAATGATCTTAAGTATCTATCTCAAGGTCCGACTCCACATGCTAGAAGATTTTCTGCCTTCAATGTAAATGGATTCAAGTTTAGGACCGAAAGTCGAGAACATGGGTTAAAAACCCAAAACAGTGGAGTTTACTTAACTTCATCAACATCATGTGTTGCAAGTATGGCTGATCAAAACATTAGGGAAGCGGATTTGGCATACTATGGAAAATTAGAAGATATAATTGAGCTTAATTACTATGGTCGTTTTAAAGTGACATTGTTCAAATGTAAATGGGCTGACACCACTAGAGATAGGGGGCTTAGAAAGGATCCGTGGGGTTTTACTTCTATtaatttttcaagattaattcACATGGGAGATCGTGAGGAGCATGATCCATATATTGAAGCTTCACAAGCTGAAATGGTATATTATGTTAATGATGAAGTTAACAAGGATTGGAAAATTGTCGTCCACTTGAAACCACGAGACTTGTATGATATGGGAGAAGGAGATAATGAAGTTTGTGAACTGGAACCATGTCCACAACAAGATTTAAACCATTTTTTCAGCGAGTCTGAACATTTGCCATTGTTTAgggatgatgaagatgatgaattaTTAAACGAGGATAACAATGATCACGGACTTCATGAAAATGACTCAATGTCAGAGTAA